The Phormidium sp. PBR-2020 DNA segment GTTCAGTTTCACGCTCAAGACCCGATTCAAATCCACCCGCAGCTGCGCGAGCGCGTCCAGCGTGCCACAAGTGACCCACCAGGAAGAAGAAGGCGAGAATGAAGTGAGACGCTGCCAACCAAGCACGGGGGTTAACGTAGTTAAACCCAGAGTTCGGCTCGGTAATAATTCCACCCACAGAGTTGATAGAACCGTTGGGAGCGTGAGTCATGTACTCAGCCGCGCGGCGAAGTTGCCAAGGCTGAATATCATTTTTGAGTTTGTTGAGGTCGAGACCATTCGGACCACGCAGAGGCTCCAGCCAGGGGCCACGGAAGTCCCAGAAGCGCATGGTTTCACCACCGAAGATGATTTCACCGGTCGGAGAGCGCATCAGGTATTTACCCAGACCCGTGGGGCCTTGAGCAGAACCAATGTTGGCACCGAGTTTTTGGTCACGAGCCAGGAAGACAAAGGATTGAGCCTGAGAGGCTTCAGCATTGGTGGGACCATAGAACTCGCTCGGATAAGCGGTGTTGTTGAACCACACGTAAGCCGAAGCGATGAACGCCATCAGAGACAGCGCACCCACACTGTAGGAAAGATAAGCTTCACCAGACCAGATGAAGGCACGACGGGCCCAGCCAAAGGGTTTGGTGAGAATATGCCAGACACCACCAGCGATGCAGATTAAGCCAACCCAGATGTGGCCACCGATGATATCTTCCATGTTGTCCACACCAATGATGGACCCAACGCCACCAAAGGGGTTTCTCACGAGATAGCCAAAGATAACCGAGGGGTCCAGGGTGGGGTTATTGATCACGCGGACGTCACCGCCACCGGGGGCCCAGGTGTCATAAACACCACCAAAGAACATGGCTTTAGCAACCAACAGCAGCGCACCACCTCCAAGGAGGATCAGGTGGAAACCAATGATGTTGGTCATTTGGTTTTTGTCCTTCCAGTCATAGCCGAAGAAGGAGGAGTATTCTTCCAGACGTTCAGGACCGCGAACAGCGTGGTAAATACCACCCAGTCCGAGAACGGCAGAAGAAATCAGGTGAAGCACACCCACCACAAAGTAAGGGAAGGTATCAATCACTTCACCACCGGGGCCAACGCCCCAGCCAAGGGTTCCCAGGTGAGGGAGCAAGATGAGACCTTGCTCGTACATGGGTTTTTCGGGAACAAAGTGAGCGACCTCAAATAAGGTCATCGCACCGGCCCAGAAGACAATCAAGCCAGCATGGGCAACGTGAGCGCCGAGTAATTTACCCGACAGGTCGATGAGGCGAGCGTTCCCAGACCACCAGGCGAATCCTGATGATTGTTGGTCACGTCCGCCACTGATCATGGCAGTATTGAACGATGTTGTCACGAGGTTTAACCTCCTCTAAATCTAACGTGCGTCCGGGCGAGACATCTATTGAGCGCGAGTCCCTCTAGATGTCTCTCAAAGCGAGTGG contains these protein-coding regions:
- the psbC gene encoding photosystem II reaction center protein CP43 yields the protein MISGGRDQQSSGFAWWSGNARLIDLSGKLLGAHVAHAGLIVFWAGAMTLFEVAHFVPEKPMYEQGLILLPHLGTLGWGVGPGGEVIDTFPYFVVGVLHLISSAVLGLGGIYHAVRGPERLEEYSSFFGYDWKDKNQMTNIIGFHLILLGGGALLLVAKAMFFGGVYDTWAPGGGDVRVINNPTLDPSVIFGYLVRNPFGGVGSIIGVDNMEDIIGGHIWVGLICIAGGVWHILTKPFGWARRAFIWSGEAYLSYSVGALSLMAFIASAYVWFNNTAYPSEFYGPTNAEASQAQSFVFLARDQKLGANIGSAQGPTGLGKYLMRSPTGEIIFGGETMRFWDFRGPWLEPLRGPNGLDLNKLKNDIQPWQLRRAAEYMTHAPNGSINSVGGIITEPNSGFNYVNPRAWLAASHFILAFFFLVGHLWHAGRARAAAGGFESGLERETEPVLNMNPLD